The proteins below come from a single candidate division KSB1 bacterium genomic window:
- a CDS encoding glucose-1-phosphate cytidylyltransferase codes for MKVVLFCGGFGMRMREYSESIPKPMVRIGYRPILWHIMKYYAHFGHKDFILCLGWKADVIKNYFLNYNECLRNDFLIPSSCSQMDLLSNDIHEWNVTFADTGTTANIGQRLKAVQHYLEDDEIFLANYADGLTDLYLPDLIDFFHKQQAIASFLSVKPKNSSFHSVKIDDSGFVQQVQPIEDSNVWMNGGFFVFKKDIFNYIEDGEELVNQPFQRLIADKQLSTLKYDGFWGCMDTYKEKQMFDDKYAQGNPPWQVWKTNSKSKYQSIDHDYKKVANF; via the coding sequence ATGAAAGTAGTACTGTTTTGTGGCGGTTTTGGGATGAGGATGAGAGAATATTCAGAATCTATTCCTAAACCGATGGTTAGGATAGGATATCGTCCAATTTTGTGGCATATCATGAAGTACTATGCACATTTTGGCCATAAGGATTTTATTTTATGCCTGGGTTGGAAAGCTGACGTCATAAAAAATTATTTTCTAAATTATAACGAATGTCTACGAAATGACTTTTTAATTCCATCTAGCTGTTCACAAATGGATTTACTCAGCAATGACATTCATGAATGGAATGTTACTTTTGCAGATACGGGCACAACTGCCAATATTGGACAACGTTTAAAAGCTGTGCAACATTATTTAGAGGATGATGAAATATTCTTGGCAAATTACGCCGATGGTTTAACCGATCTTTATTTACCTGATTTAATTGATTTTTTTCATAAACAGCAAGCAATAGCATCGTTTTTGTCAGTAAAACCAAAAAATAGTAGTTTTCATTCAGTCAAAATTGATGACAGTGGATTTGTCCAACAGGTTCAGCCTATTGAAGATTCTAACGTCTGGATGAATGGCGGATTTTTTGTCTTCAAGAAAGATATCTTTAATTATATCGAGGATGGCGAGGAATTAGTAAACCAACCTTTCCAGAGATTAATCGCTGATAAACAGTTAAGTACATTGAAATATGATGGTTTTTGGGGGTGCATGGACACATACAAAGAAAAACAAATGTTCGACGATAAGTATGCCCAGGGTAATCCGCCCTGGCAAGTTTGGAAAACAAATTCAAAGTCTAAGTATCAGTCTATTGATCATGATTATAAAAAAGTGGCTAATTTTTAA
- a CDS encoding PIG-L family deacetylase: MIALNTENIRSILCIGAHADDIEIGCGGTLLKIFAENSSIDVHWLVLSGLEQRIDEAFKSSEEFLQNISNKTVSIKNFRDSFFPYCGLEIKEFFNQFKRECNPDLIFTHQREDMHQDHRLVSELTWNTFRNHLIFEYEIPKYEGDLGHPNVFVRLDESICKRKIDVIYNTFQTQRSKNWFTEDTFWSLLRIRGVESNSIDKYAEAFYCRKLVI; this comes from the coding sequence ATGATTGCTCTTAACACCGAGAATATTCGATCGATTTTATGTATTGGCGCCCATGCGGATGATATTGAGATTGGCTGCGGTGGTACTCTTTTGAAAATATTTGCAGAAAACAGTTCAATAGACGTCCATTGGCTTGTTCTAAGCGGTCTGGAACAGCGTATAGATGAAGCGTTCAAAAGCAGTGAAGAATTTCTCCAGAATATTTCTAATAAAACTGTATCGATTAAAAATTTTCGTGATTCTTTCTTCCCTTATTGTGGCTTGGAAATCAAAGAGTTTTTTAATCAATTCAAACGAGAATGTAACCCGGATTTGATTTTCACTCACCAAAGGGAAGATATGCATCAAGATCACCGCCTTGTATCTGAGTTGACATGGAATACATTTCGGAACCATTTGATATTTGAGTATGAGATTCCAAAATATGAAGGTGATCTTGGCCATCCAAATGTATTTGTTCGATTAGATGAATCAATTTGTAAACGAAAGATCGATGTTATTTATAATACTTTTCAAACTCAGAGATCTAAAAATTGGTTTACCGAAGATACTTTTTGGTCTCTACTGAGGATTCGGGGAGTTGAATCTAATTCTATAGATAAATACGCTGAAGCATTTTATTGTCGGAAATTGGTTATTTAA